In the genome of Quercus lobata isolate SW786 unplaced genomic scaffold, ValleyOak3.0 Primary Assembly Scq3eQI_2005, whole genome shotgun sequence, the window TCACAAACCAGTTATATGGTGAGTATTCaactaaaagagaaaaagataaaaccaAATCCAGAAGCCACATTGTAAATACTTTATATGCAACTCAATATATTACCATGTCATGTttgacaaataataataataattcgtCAATGTTTATTTCATGCAAACATATCTCACCTTCCTACCTTCCAAACATAGACTGCACATGAACAGCCTATGTTGGTGGAACAAATGGCCTCTCAGCTGCTCAATGTTCTTGAACCCTGCTCTCCTCTTTGACCCTTCATTCCtttgttcatttttcttatCACAAACAATGCATGATAGTCTGCACATGGCCTTTATCATCTTGTAGTGATCCATATCATCAAAATATGCTTGTGTTCCTTCATGATACCAATATTGTCCAACTTGACCCTCTATTGGATCAGCtggaaaaactgaaaagtcaTTAATCATCCTTGTATAATCTCCTAAAGCCTGGAAAAAAGGGAAGTAATGAACAAACATTACAACCaataagtatataaaaaataaatcatgtaATAACTCATCAAAAATTGCAGCTACAACTCAGTGAAGTGTGAAAATTggtctttttctctttcttagcaGTGTCTGCAAGCAGAAGATAGACGAACGGAATTAATTGTGGAGAAGTTACCATATAACAACAGATCTCGGTTGGATCCAACAAGGATGAAACATATAAGTCTGGAAGAAAACTTTCTAATTCATCAGAGTTGCCAATTCTCCCAAAACCAAGCACAGCAATCATGTATGTAAGTTAAAGAACTTACTGAAAAATGCTAACCTTAGTGACAAAGATGATATTTGATTCAGACTTGCAAAGGCAGCAACGACGATCATCACAGATGAAACGGAGACGAATGACACAGGTGGAGCAGACCTCCCGATGGCCACATGATCCATATGCAACCCACAAAAGTGTCTCAGCACAGACAACGCAGCTATCATCCATGGTATATCTCTTcctaaatggaaaaaaatgatACGAGAAAAGTGATTTTATGCTCTGATCACCCATTTACATTCTGACCATAACCAAGTAACCAAATAGATATACAATATgcttttttcccttaatttgcAATAGTTCCCACTAAGGACTCATTCATGTTCAGATCATGACCAAGGCTAATGCCAATAAGGTTACAGATTAAAAGTTGTTTATGATGGGCCTTCATTTGTAGTCTGGCCACTCCATCATATACTCATGTGAATTATATTCTTATTACTGAGAACTAATAATGAACAAAAGTTTACCTATCAAAGACCAGTGAATACATGGCTCCTTGAAGATTTATTTCAATCAGTGAAAtgactaaagaaaaagaagacttaAAACTTCAAAACTCATAAGCTCCCATCACGAGTAAATACAATAATCTCATAGATCTCAGACCATAAGGAATTTAATAACTAATAACAGTGAATTTTACACCACTCTGCATCTGCGATATCAATACACGTTAATTATCACAATCAACACCAAGAACCTTGATAATGCAAATTAGACCT includes:
- the LOC115973657 gene encoding E3 ubiquitin-protein ligase ZNF598-like produces the protein MDDSCVVCAETLLWVAYGSCGHREVCSTCVIRLRFICDDRRCCLCKSESNIIFVTKALGDYTRMINDFSVFPADPIEGQVGQYWYHEGTQAYFDDMDHYKMIKAMCRLSCIVCDKKNEQRNEGSKRRAGFKNIEQLRGHLFHQHRLFMCSLCLEGRKVRYVCMK